In Gemmatimonadota bacterium, the genomic stretch GCGTCGCGCGATCTGGAGCACGCCGGGTTTCATCCCCAGGTCTCCCGGTCCCCGGACGCGGTGAACCTGTTTCTCTACGAGGACGGGCAGCGCAATGCCCTGCGCTACGAGGACGGACGGTTCAGCAACCGGGACGAAAGCCTTTCCTTTACCGGCAAGGAACTGCTACGGATGCTTGAGGATACGCCCGGTCGGTTCACGCACAACGTCATCACCCGGCCCCTGGTGCAGGACACGCTGTTTCCGACGCTGACCTATATCGGCGGGCCGGCGGAAATCGCCTACTACGGACAGCTCGGCGGGGTCTACCGGCAGTTCGGCCTGCCCTTCCCCGTGGTCTATCCCCGCGCGTCCCATACGCTGGTGGGCGCGAGGACCGCCCGGATCCTGGAGAAGCACGGCCTCGCGATCTCCCATTTCGTCCGGGGCATCGAAACCGTGGTCGACCGAAAACTACGGGAAGAGATGCCGGCATCGGTCACCGAAGGTCTCCGGGCCGCACGGGGCGACGTGGAAGCCCACTACAGAAACCTGAAGGGACACGTGACGGCTATAGACCCCGGACTTAACCGGATCGTCGAGGCCTCGGAGCGGAAGACCAACTTCGCCCTGGGCAGACTGGAAGAAAAGACCTTCCGCGCCCTGAAGAAGGCGGACGGGGTCATGCGCGGCCAGATCATGCGGGCGGACCGCCTGTTGCATCCCAACGGGCACCTCCAGGAAAGGGTGGCCAACATCTGGCAGTACGTCGCCCTGCACGGTTTCGACGTCATGGATACGATCTTCGAGGCCACGGACGAGACGGACTTCAGACACAGGATGACCCCGCTATGAAACTCGATGTACTCGCCGTATCCCCGCACCCGGACGACGTGGAGTTGCACTGCGGCGGCCTGATGATCCGGTTCGCCGACCTGGGATATGCCACCGGTATCGTCGACATGAGCCTGGGCGAGATGGGTACCCGGGGAACGGTCGACGGGCGGAAAGAGGAAGCGGCGGCAGCGGCGGAAGTGCTCGGGCTGTCCGAAAGGCTGAACCTGGAGCTGCCGGACGCCCGCGTCAGTTCCTGCCCGACGCACCGCGACGTCCTCATCGACTCCATACGCCGGTACCGGCCCGACATGCTCCTCGTTCCCCACGAGATCGCCCGCCATCCCGATCACGGGGCGACCGCCCGCCTGGCCACGGACGCGGCCTTCCTGGCCGGCCTCGAGAAAGTCGAGACGGACCACCCGTCCTTCCGGCCCCGGAAAGTGGTCTTCTACCTGACCCACCACCGCTACCGGGAACCCCGGCCTTCCTTTATCGTCGACATCACGACGACGTTCAGCCGGAAAATCGACGCCGTGAAGGCCCACCGGTCGCAGTTCCACGACCCGGAATCCACCGAACCGGAGACCTTCATCAGCCGGCCCGAATTCCTTGATGAAGTCGAAGCCCAGAGCCGTTACTACGGACAGTTGATCGGCGCGCGATACGGGGAGCCTTTCGTCGTCCGGGAGTACCTTTCGATCGACGATCCCCTGGCCCATTTCACGGGCGAAGGCTGTAACCAATGAATATCGGCATCACCTGCTATCCCACCTACGGAGGAAGCGGCGCCATCGCCGCCGAACTGGGACAGGCGCTGGCCCGGAAGGGGCACCGGGTCCATTTCGTGAGCTATTCGATCCCCTTCCGCCTGCAGGAATACAGCCAGAACATCTCCTTCCACAACGTGGAGGTCATGCCCTACCCGCTGTTCAAGTACCCGCCCTACACCCTCGCGC encodes the following:
- the bshC gene encoding bacillithiol biosynthesis cysteine-adding enzyme BshC; translated protein: MNAHAVDYRQVLPDHLLHTFLDDFEALRPFYTHDPRDQDVWPRMIEAVQSRAAPPPRKALAGILEVQNGRFGADETVLANARSLAGDDTFVVSTGQQTGLLTGPLFTIYKAVTAVKLARRVSEETGVRTVPVFWMAADDHDYAEINHVHVCRTDGDALRFELSPDDPNDRRSASDRLLGPGIEALLGQFAEALPDSEYRPSAIEALRRHCTAGTSLSDAFARLMTLLFREQGLVLVDPTDPALKPLMRPVFEREIRAPLSTTGSVLEASRDLEHAGFHPQVSRSPDAVNLFLYEDGQRNALRYEDGRFSNRDESLSFTGKELLRMLEDTPGRFTHNVITRPLVQDTLFPTLTYIGGPAEIAYYGQLGGVYRQFGLPFPVVYPRASHTLVGARTARILEKHGLAISHFVRGIETVVDRKLREEMPASVTEGLRAARGDVEAHYRNLKGHVTAIDPGLNRIVEASERKTNFALGRLEEKTFRALKKADGVMRGQIMRADRLLHPNGHLQERVANIWQYVALHGFDVMDTIFEATDETDFRHRMTPL
- the bshB1 gene encoding bacillithiol biosynthesis deacetylase BshB1; translation: MKLDVLAVSPHPDDVELHCGGLMIRFADLGYATGIVDMSLGEMGTRGTVDGRKEEAAAAAEVLGLSERLNLELPDARVSSCPTHRDVLIDSIRRYRPDMLLVPHEIARHPDHGATARLATDAAFLAGLEKVETDHPSFRPRKVVFYLTHHRYREPRPSFIVDITTTFSRKIDAVKAHRSQFHDPESTEPETFISRPEFLDEVEAQSRYYGQLIGARYGEPFVVREYLSIDDPLAHFTGEGCNQ